The following proteins come from a genomic window of Pichia kudriavzevii chromosome 1, complete sequence:
- a CDS encoding uncharacterized protein (PKUD0A12550; similar to Saccharomyces cerevisiae YGR034W (RPL26B) and YLR344W (RPL26A); ancestral locus Anc_4.176) produces the protein MAKVSKDVSSSRSKARKAYFNAPSSARRVMMSAPLSKELREQYGVRSMPVRKNDQVLIVRGSKKGQEGSISSVYRLKFAIQLEKLTKEKSNGASVPLNIHPSKVVITKLHLDKDRKALIARKGGNAE, from the exons ATGGCTAAGGTTTCCAAGG AcgtttcttcttctagaTCTAAGGCTAGAAAGGCTTACTTCAATGCACCATCTTCTGCTAGAAGAGTTATGATGTCTGCACCTCTCTCCAAGGAATTAAGAGAACAATATGGTGTCAGATCCATGCCAGTCAGAAAGAACGACCAAGTTTTAATTGTCAGAGGTTCTAAGAAGGGTCAAGAAGGTTCCATCTCCTCCGTTTACAGATTAAAGTTTGCAATCCAACTTGAAAAGTTAACCAAGGAAAAGTCTAATGGTGCTTCTGTTCCATTAAACATTCACCCATCCAAGGTTGTCATTACTAAGTTACACTTAGACAAGGACAGAAAGGCATTAATTGCAAGAAAGGGTGGTAATGCTGAATAA
- a CDS encoding uncharacterized protein (PKUD0A12570; similar to Saccharomyces cerevisiae YBR109C (CMD1); ancestral locus Anc_3.360), producing MSDKLSPEQIEEFKEAFAIFDKNGDGKISPSELGTVMRALGQNPTQQELNDLVNEIDSNGNSMIEFSEFLTIMARQIKEQDVEAEILEAFKVFDSDGDGKISQTELVRVLTTIGEKLTDAEAKQMLEAADTDSDGQIDIEEFARVLKGK from the exons ATG TCTGATAAACTAAGTCCTGAGCAAATCGAAGAGTTTAAGGAAGCATTTGCcatctttgataaaaatggAGATGGTAAGATCAGTCCTAGTGAATTGGGTACTGTCATGAGAGCACTCGGACAGAATCCAACACAACAAGAATTGAATGATTTGGTCAATGAAATCGACTCAAATGGTAACTCCATGATTGAGTTTTCCGAGTTTTTGACCATCATGGCAAGGCAAatcaaagaacaagatGTTGAAGCTGAAATCCTTGAAGCTTTCAAGGTGTTTGATTCTGATGGTGACGGTAAGATTTCACAAACAGAGTTGGTCAGAGTTTTAACTACaattggtgaaaaattAACGGATGCAGAGGCAAAGCAAATGCTTGAAGCGGCAGACACTGATTCTGACGGCCAAATCGATATTGAGGAATTTGCAAGAGTCTTGAAGGGTAAATAA
- a CDS encoding uncharacterized protein (PKUD0A12540; similar to Saccharomyces cerevisiae YLR347C (KAP95); ancestral locus Anc_4.180): MEISVLLENAILNPDQAVRQNAELELRKLCENDFVQYVGLLIQVLGDESKRTEIRMLAGLNVKNELTSKDPLRKQQQAERWIQINTETKEQFKHIALSTLLSNDERVANQAASLVAAIAHIELPRNEWPTLMDIIVDNTKTEKPVNVKRASLLTIGYICDSSDPNNSVLQSYSNNILIAIVQGAQSAEPSLVVRKTALEALMNSLEFIDANFQREGERNYIMQVVCEATTSDDFELQALAFGSLAKIMSLYYDYMSVYMEKALYNLTVNGMRSPNDNVACMAVEFWSTVCEIELDIQMNQGDEETAQENFVSYNFALIALPDVLPVLLSLLTKQNDDLEDDTWCVAMAAAACLQLFAQNTTNYVVQPTLQFVEANIGSNNWREREAAVMAFGSILDGPDRNELKGLITQALPPIFNLITDENLQVKETVSWCLGRIAELVVDAIDVNTMLPPIIDALINGLKDHPKVATNCCWTLINLNEQLNALRNDSSINVFTSYLPRLIPALLELSASTENEHSCRTSAYEALSTIVVSSADCDKPLISQIAGESLQRLNHSIGLQMQFQTGKLIMNGEEKALLEELQSNILSLLTNIIRRIGEGIIENSNELMTKFLELLQIQTEDSIIEEDIFMAISAIATAIDRHFEAYMPTFLPFLTKALNNVDSPICDSAVGLVVDICHALGDSFIPYCQGFMNILGQIITNINVRRELKPIILSCFGDIASSIGPEFSQYLEVVMGICLNAQTSEPYDDSIEAEDYMFSLQESVLNTYVGIVAGLHDNPDQLYNYLPQIFSFLTIIYSSPMLINNDDVYRAAVGLLGDIAQIFHSQPLEYYAQEWVTNFLKRAKQSSRYSQSTKDTAKWARDQQRAMVSLLNSN, encoded by the coding sequence ATGGAAATCAGTGTTTTGTTAGAAAACGCAATTCTAAATCCTGATCAAGCAGTTAGACAAAATGCAGAACTTGAATTAAGGAAGCTTTGCGAAAACGACTTTGTTCAATATGTTGGCTTGTTAATCCAGGTGTTGGGCGATGAGTCAAAGAGAACCGAAATCAGAATGTTGGCTGGTTTAAACGTCAAGAATGAGTTAACATCTAAAGATCCCTTACgtaaacaacaacaagcTGAAAGGTGGATTCAGATCAATACTGAAACTAAAGAACAGTTCAAACATATTGCATTGTCTACGCTTCTATCTAATGACGAAAGAGTCGCCAATCAAGCTGCTTCCCTAGTTGCTGCTATTGCGCATATTGAATTGCCAAGAAATGAATGGCCAACTCTAATGGATATTATTGTCGATAATACCAAGACGGAAAAACCTGTCAATGTTAAAAGAGCCTCTTTATTGACGATTGGTTACATATGTGATTCATCTGATCCTAACAATTCCGTACTACAATCATACTCTAATAACATTTTAATTGCGATTGTACAAGGTGCACAATCTGCAGAGCCATCATTAGTTGTCCGTAAAACTGCACTCGAGGCTCTAATGAATTCTTTGGAATTCATTGATGcaaatttccaaagagaAGGCGAAAGAAATTATATCATGCAGGTGGTTTGTGAAGCAACAACTTCAGATGATTTTGAACTACAAGCTCTAGCGTTTGGTTCTCTAGCTAAAATTATGAGTTTATACTATGATTACATGTCCGTTTATATGGAAAAAGCACTATACAATTTGACAGTTAATGGTATGAGATCACCAAATGATAATGTTGCATGTATGGCTGTTGAATTTTGGAGTACTGTTTGTGAAATCGAACTAGACATTCAAATGAACCAGGGAGATGAGGAAACCGCTCAAGAAAACTTTGTTTCTTACAATTTTGCTCTTATTGCATTACCTGATGTTTTACCTGTGCTATTGTCGTTGCTAACTAAACAAAACGATGATTTGGAAGATGATACTTGGTGTGTTGCAATGGCAGCGGCAGCTTGTTTACAACTATTTGCACAAAACACTACCAATTATGTTGTTCAACCTACTTTACAGTTTGTTGAAGCTAATATTGGCTCAAACAAttggagagaaagagaagcaGCGGTTATGGCATTTGGCTCTATTTTAGACGGACCAGACAGAAACGAATTGAAGGGATTAATCACTCAAGCTTTGCCACCAATTTTCAACTTAATTACAGATGAAAACTTGCAAGTTAAGGAGACCGTTTCTTGGTGCCTAGGTAGAATTGCGGAGTTAGTCGTTGATGCAATTGATGTGAATACCATGTTACCGCCAATTATTGATGCGTTGATTAACGGTTTGAAGGATCATCCAAAGGTCGCAACTAACTGTTGTTGGACTTTAATTAATCTAAATGAGCAATTGAATGCACTGAGAAACGATTCTTCGATCAATGTCTTTACAAGCTATTTGCCACGTTTGATTCCTGCATTATTGGAATTATCCGCGTCCACAGAAAACGAACACTCATGTAGGACTTCTGCATATGAGGCATTATCTACTATTGTTGTTTCCAGTGCAGATTGTGATAAGCCACTGATTTCACAAATTGCAGGCGAGTCACTTCAAAGATTGAACCACAGCATTGGTTTACAAATGCAATTTCAAACTGGTAAGCTAATTATGAACGGTGAAGAGAAGGCATTACTTGAAGAACTACAATCCAAtattttatcattattaACAAATATTATCAGAAGGATTGGCGAAGGTATCATCGAGAACTCCAACGAGCTAATGACAAAATTTTTGGAATTAttacaaattcaaacagAAGATTCCATCATTGAAGAGGATATCTTTATGGCGATCTCTGCCATTGCTACTGCAATAGACAGACATTTTGAAGCTTATATGCCAACATTTCTACCATTTTTGACCAAGGCGCTAAATAATGTTGATTCACCTATTTGTGATTCAGCAGTTGGATTGGTTGTTGATATCTGTCATGCATTAGGTGACTCATTTATCCCATACTGCCAAGGTTTTATGAATATTTTAGGTCAAATCATTACAAACATTAATGTTAGACGTGAATTAAAACCAATCATTTTATCTTGCTTTGGTGATATCGCTTCATCAATTGGACCTGAATTTAGTCAATATTTAGAAGTCGTGATGGGCATTTGTCTGAATGCACAAACAAGTGAACCGTATGACGATTCAATCGAAGCTGAAGACTACATGTTCTCATTACAAGAGTCTGTTTTGAATACTTACGTCGGTATTGTTGCAGGATTACATGATAATCCTGATCAATTGTACAACTATTTGCCCCAAATATTCAGCTTCTTAACTATTATCTATTCAAGTCCAATGTTGATCAATAACGATGATGTCTACAGGGCTGCTGTTGGCTTGTTAGGTGACATTGCCCAAATCTTCCATTCCCAACCATTAGAATATTATGCACAAGAATGGGTTACCAACTTTTTGAAACGGGCTAAACAAAGCTCCAGATACTCTCAAAGTACCAAAGATACAGCAAAGTGGGCTAGAGATCAACAAAGAGCAAtggtttctttgttgaactCGAATTAG
- a CDS encoding uncharacterized protein (PKUD0A12510), with the protein MSMHSNKIKTLYQRIPLWKQLYYKWRSIRGVPLRKKFFVGYDLEANTYWEFYLDRQQTRPRRLVEPYKPQPLLFDYFNKLPIQWTQWLRYTRRVPPTIEEILKDEERIRNLQALSQFKEHEQTYNKHLQQEKIHQNLQKELHKLEEKEDKNRHDDAVNAARFMQKSGYDLNETIQHQEVKEKPNTKLDRDASSLAHDPWKRADTSDHPQEATMTPRR; encoded by the coding sequence ATGTCGATGCattcaaacaaaattaaaactCTCTATCAGAGAATCCCCCTATGGAAACAATTGTATTATAAATGGAGATCAATTAGGGGGGTCCCCCTGAGAAAGAAGTTCTTTGTTGGTTACGATTTGGAGGCAAATACGTATTGGGAGTTCTATCTTGACCGCCAACAGACGAGACCACGCAGGCTTGTTGAGCCATACAAACCACAGCCCCTCTTGTTTGACTACTTCAACAAACTTCCGATTCAATGGACACAATGGTTGAGATATACGAGGCGTGTACCTCCCACCATTGAGGAGATTCTAAAAGACGAGGAACGGATAAGGAACTTACAAGCATTGAGTCAGTTTAAAGAACACGAACAAACATATAACAAACACTTGCAACAGGAGAAAATCCATCAAAACCTCCAAAAGGAACTACATAAACTGGAAGAGAAGGAGGATAAGAACCGGCATGACGATGCCGTTAACGCTGCCAGATTCATGCAGAAGTCCGGTtatgatttgaatgaaacCATTCAACATCAAGAGGTAAAGGAAAAGCCAAACACTAAACTTGACAGAGACGCATCATCATTGGCCCACGATCCATGGAAAAGAGCAGATACTTCGGACCACCCACAAGAAGCTACAATGACGCCAAGAAGGTGa
- a CDS encoding uncharacterized protein (PKUD0A12530; similar to Saccharomyces cerevisiae YMR137C (PSO2); ancestral locus Anc_2.394) produces MSRQRSILDFHFTKKKDAHVYQRNDNMITKKNEDVKSEIQVKFESEEFVHSKLDIICPICSINMSGIDITDRITHANQCIDTSNIIIPGKQESGDVSAASKRMRVTKSTEVKIETDNTKNDGKPRKKRTAKPKPDIPLVKILRFPDSNEIIAVDAFCYAPRDDISVYLLTHFHSDHYGGLCKSWNNGSLIICTPITARLVQHKFKFPIEKMFVVPEYGKEYTIPKLKDIKVSVFDANHCPGAGIFVLKTKSFKYLHCGDFRANMKMVEELKNIYPSGFDRCYLDTTYFNPKYSFPDQSDVIRYTSDWIKSKCKSHKSQQQRIVDFFRKKDIHEVKEFLVVIGTYSIGKERVALGIAKGLNTKVYCSKEKYAMMKLFEWNELEDILECDENKAVECGVHLLPMQKLRKDLMKEYLKKYSSAYRSILVVQPTGWTYGYTVSPDSDPHTEEATYKRYDTGFNNVKRDEIRDGVVPYRRIPVAYSEHSSYAELVMFIRTLPVKKWIPTVNMQTVCSEDLHQVLEATDDAESCT; encoded by the coding sequence atgTCAAGGCAAAGATCAATACTGGACTTTCAttttaccaaaaaaaaggatGCGCATGTTTATCAGAGAAATGATAATATGATaaccaagaaaaatgaagatgttaAATCTGAGATTCAGGTCAAGTTTGAATCGGAGGAGTTTGTCCATAGTAAGCTTGATATAATATGCCCTATTTGTAGCATCAACATGTCTGGAATTGATATCACTGATCGAATAACACACGCAAACCAATGTATAGATACCTCAAACATAATTATACCCGGAAAACAAGAGTCTGGTGATGTATCCGCTGCATCCAAGAGGATGCGTGTGACCAAATCGACAGAAGTGAAAATAGAGACTGACAATACAAAAAATGATGGtaaaccaagaaaaaaacgaaCTGCTAAACCTAAACCAGATATTCCCCTTGTTAAAATATTACGATTTCCCGATTCAAATGAGATAATTGCCGTCGATGCCTTTTGTTATGCACCTAGGGACGATATATCAGTGTATTTGCTAACACATTTTCATTCTGATCATTATGGAGGGCTTTGTAAATCATGGAATAATGGCAGTTTGATAATATGTACCCCAATAACAGCAAGATTGGTACAGCATAAGTTTAAGTTCcctattgaaaaaatgtttGTTGTTCCGGAATACGGGAAGGAATACACCATTCCTAAACTGAAGGATATAAAAGTGTCGGTGTTTGATGCTAATCATTGTCCTGGTGCAGGAATATTTGTGTTAAAGacaaaatcattcaaataTTTGCATTGCGGAGATTTTCGTGCCAATATGAAAatggttgaagaattgaagaatatatACCCTAGCGGCTTTGATCGATGTTACTTGGATACCACCTACTTCAATCCGAAGTACAGTTTTCCTGATCAAAGCGATGTGATAAGATACACTAGTGATTGGATTAAAAGTAAGTGTAAATCACATAAGAGCCAACAACAAcgaattgttgattttttcagAAAGAAGGATATCCATGAAGTTAAGGAATTTTTAGTAGTCATTGGAACATATTCTATAGGAAAGGAACGTGTTGCATTAGGAATTGCGAAAGGGTTAAATACCAAGGTTTATTGTagcaaagaaaagtatGCAATGATGAAACTATTTGAATGGAATGAGCTAGAAGATATTTTAGAGTGTGACGAAAACAAGGCCGTTGAGTGTGGTGTGCATTTATTACCAATGCAGAAGTTGAGGAAAGACTTGATGAAGGAATATCTCAAGAAGTACAGTTCTGCCTACAGATCGATTCTTGTTGTTCAGCCAACTGGTTGGACCTACGGTTATACTGTTTCGCCCGATTCTGATCCACATACTGAGGAGGCAACGTACAAAAGGTACGACACAGGTTTCAATAACGTGAAGAGAGATGAAATTCGTGATGGTGTTGTTCCTTATAGACGTATACCAGTAGCCTACAGCGAACACTCTTCCTATGCAGAATTGGTCATGTTTATCCGTACTTTGCCCGTAAAGAAGTGGATACCCACAGTGAATATGCAAACGGTCTGCAGTGAGGATCTTCATCAAGTTCTTGAAGCAACCGATGATGCTGAAAGCTGTACTTAA
- a CDS encoding uncharacterized protein (PKUD0A12520; Pfam Domains: Glyco_transf_15(1.2e-119)), whose translation MHFFPSHRGTSLFEPSLVWLYLLLLVGCSGSVGARDVRVPDSPQGRTNSTLYTLCRNSDLNEMVDTIVNYEARFNKNYHYDWVFLNDEPFSEDFKTMVTKAVSGAAKFGTIPKHVWSTPSHIDVSLMDFNINSVLNDPEGAYPYADSKSYRNMCRFESGYFQWSELLMEYDYFWRVEPGVKLYCDVNYDIFKYMIDNQHDYGFTISLLEYPKTIPSLFPSFYKALENTNQTNLLSSDDNYSRFFYDDSNHSYNLCHFWTNFEIGNLNVFRSDEYMRLFKELEKRNGFYYERWGDAPVRTLILSTILKHPAIKRFADIGYQHDPYLQCPQDLETRAENRCSCDPTLDITNNWFSCSWYFDSLVGEHQLRPKNVPYTA comes from the coding sequence ATGCATTTTTTCCCAAGCCACAGGGGAACTTCTCTATTTGAACCTTCTTTGGTTTGGCTTTACCTGTTATTATTGGTGGGTTGCTCTGGTTCGGTGGGTGCACGGGACGTACGCGTTCCCGACTCTCCACAGGGGAGGACAAATTCCACTCTTTACACGCTGTGCAGGAATTCTGATCTCAATGAAATGGTGGACACAATTGTCAACTATGAGGCAAGGTTTAACAAGAACTACCATTATGATTGGGTTTTCTTAAACGACGAGCCCTTTTCAGAAGATTTCAAAACCATGGTTACCAAGGCAGTCTCCGGAGCTGCAAAATTCGGAACTATTCCCAAACACGTCTGGTCCACACCGAGTCACATTGATGTTTCCCTTATGGacttcaacatcaataGTGTACTGAACGACCCAGAGGGCGCTTACCCTTATGCAGATTCGAAGAGTTACAGAAACATGTGCAGGTTTGAGTCGGGATACTTCCAATGGAGTGAGCTACTGATGGAATATGACTATTTCTGGAGAGTTGAACCAGGTGTTAAATTATACTGCGATGTCAATTAcgatattttcaagtacATGATAGACAACCAACACGATTATGGATTTACCATTTCATTATTAGAATACCCGAAAACTATTCCCTCCTTATTCCCCTCCTTTTATAAAGCTTTAGAAAACacaaatcaaacaaatctCCTGAGCTCAGATGACAACTACTCAAGATTCTTTTATGACGATTCCAACCATAGCTACAATTTGTGTCATTTCTGGactaattttgaaataggaaatttgaatgttttcAGGAGTGACGAATACATGAGACTCTTCaaagaacttgaaaaaagaaatggattCTATTACGAGAGATGGGGCGATGCACCCGTACGTACATTGATACTGTCCACAATTCTCAAGCATCCTGCCATCAAGAGGTTTGCAGATATAGGGTATCAACACGACCCCTATTTGCAATGCCCCCAAGATTTAGAAACTAGAGCAGAAAATAGATGTTCCTGTGATCCAACTTTGGATATCACTAACAATTGGTTTAGTTGCTCTTGGTACTTTGATAGTCTCGTTGGTGAACATCAACTCCGGCCCAAGAACGTGCCTTATACAGCATAA
- a CDS encoding uncharacterized protein (PKUD0A12580; similar to Saccharomyces cerevisiae YPL246C (RBD2); ancestral locus Anc_6.274), protein MTNSNLATFVSVFNRYAPRPPLAVISTGVIGFFWLTYLFSWINPSLLSSWAFSPNKLVQHYDPSTFTTYPLIHSGFFHVLFNSMALYYPLSEYEVSHGSLHTALVINTLGAILAITITVISIILVHLGLKSPDCMDNLYLGSSGWVFTFITVSCCHRSINDPYTVLFNHYNVPTVFIPLVYLLLSAFLFPSSSFIGHLVSIILGFLIFKKIIALLTIPPFQILNKIESLSVFHNAIEAIFPKDIFVWTWENEVLSSRYTVSDFSTPLGLPLHHGNVDATTQPPFKGPGEKLGSSSTTA, encoded by the coding sequence ATGACCAACTCTAATCTTGCcacttttgtttctgtatTTAATAGATATGCACCAAGACCACCTCTAGCTGTTATTTCCACGGGCGTTATTGGATTCTTTTGGCTAACTTACCTCTTTTCATGGATAAATCCTTCTTTATTGTCATCTTGGGCATTCTCCCCAAATAAACTTGTCCAACACTATGACCCTTCTACTTTCACAACATACCCATTGATCCATAGCGGGTTTTTCCATGTCTTGTTCAATTCAATGGCTCTATATTACCCACTATCGGAATATGAAGTGTCTCATGGTTCATTGCATACCGCCTTGGTAATCAACACCTTGGGTGCAATACTAGCAATCACAATCACTGTGATCTCCATTATACTGGTACATCTGGGATTGAAGTCCCCAGATTGCATGGATAATCTTTACCTTGGTTCATCTGGTTGGGTCTTCACCTTCATAACAGTCTCTTGTTGCCATAGGTCAATTAATGACCCTTATACAGTGCTGTTCAACCACTATAATGTTCCAACAGTGTTTATCCCACTGGTGTACCTACTGCTTTCAGCATTCCTATTCCCAAGCTCCTCCTTTATTGGCCATTTGGTATCGATCATTCTAGGATTTCTAATCTTCAAGAAGATCATTGCTTTATTGACTATTCCCCCATTCCAAATCTTGAACAAGATAGAATCCTTATCCGTGTTCCATAATGCAATCGAAGCCATTTTTCCCAAGGATATTTTTGTATGGACCTGGGAAAACGAAGTGTTATCCTCGAGATACACAGTATCCGATTTCAGCACTCCTCTGGGGTTGCCACTGCATCACGGTAATGTCGATGCCACAACACAGCCGCCTTTCAAAGGCCCTGGAGAGAAACTGGGAAGTTCATCCACCACTGCCTGA
- a CDS encoding uncharacterized protein (PKUD0A12560; similar to Saccharomyces cerevisiae YER070W (RNR1) and YIL066C (RNR3); ancestral locus Anc_7.256) → MNVIKRDGRRVPVQFDKISSRLEKLAYGLDSRHVHPSAITQKIISGVYDGVTTVELDNLAAETAAYMTTIHPDYAVLAARVAISNLQKQTTKKFSEVVNQLYTYIDPKNGKPAPMISKETWEIVQKNANILDDAIHYDRDFNYNYFGFKTLERSYLLRINGKIAERPQHLIMRVAVGIHGDDIDSVIETYNLMSKRYFTHASPTLFNSGTPRNQMSSCFLVAMKDDSIEGIYDTLKECALISKTAGGIGLHIHNIRSTGSYIAGTNGTSNGIIPMIRVFNNTARYVDQGGNKRPGAFALYIEPWHSDILDFIDIRKNHGKEEIRARDLFPALWIPDLFMERVEKNEDWTFFSPSEAPGLSDVYGDEFKELYTKYEREGRGRRTIKAQKLWYSILEAQTETGTPFMLYKDACNKKSNQQNLGVIKSSNLCCEIVEYSSPEETAVCNLASVALPAFVESDDKNCWYNFEKLHEITKVVTKNLNKIIDRNYYPVETARRSNMRNRPIAVGVQGLADAFMMLRLPFDSPEAKELNIQIFETIYHAALEASVELSIRDGPYETFEGSPASQGLLQFDLWGKKPTNLYDWDSLKEKIKANGLRNSLLVAPMPTASTSQILGYNECFEPYTSNIYSRRVLAGEFQIVNPYMLRDLVEMGLWNDSMKNHIISDNGSIQNLPNIPQEIKDLYKTVWEISQKTIIDMAADRGAYVDQSQSMNIHLKNPTMGKLTSMHFYGWKKGLKTGMYYLRTQAAAAAIQFTVDFNSASEAGSTTAVLDKIKIKKYLPRNSGKVEDVEVAIPQKTAGLSETFEKLKVDENVPYIPEQPVEEAQEPEKEVKKVIVEPVVSVPAAPASGETNEEDVDIFNSKVIACAIDNPEACTMCSG, encoded by the coding sequence ATGAATGTCATTAAAAGAGACGGTCGTAGAGTTCCTGTCCAATTCGACAAGATCTCCTCGAGATTAGAGAAATTGGCATATGGTTTAGACTCAAGACACGTGCATCCTTCTGCAATTACTCAGAAGATTATTTCTGGTGTTTATGATGGTGTTACAACTGTCGAATTAGATAATTTAGCTGCTGAAACTGCTGCTTATATGACAACTATCCATCCAGATTATGCGGTATTGGCTGCTAGAGttgcaatttcaaacttaCAAAAGCAAACAACTAAGAAATTCTCTGAAGTTGTTAATCAACTATATACTTATATTGATCCTAAAAATGGTAAACCTGCtccaatgatttcaaaggAGACTTGGGAAATTGTCCAAAAAAATGCGAATATATTAGATGATGCAATTCATTATGATAGAGACTTCAATTATAACtattttggtttcaaaaCATTAGAAAGGAGTTATCTTTTAAGAATAAATGGTAAGATTGCCGAAAGGCCCCAACATTTAATAATGAGAGTTGCCGTTGGTATTCATGgtgatgatattgattctGTTATTGAAACTTATAATTTGATGTCAAAGAGGTATTTCACACATGCTTCTCCAACTCTTTTCAATTCGGGTACtccaagaaatcaaatgtCTTCATGTTTCTTAGTTGCAATGAAGGACGATTCCATTGAAGGTATCTATGatactttgaaagaatgtgctttgatttccaaaactGCTGGTGGTATTGGGTTACATATACATAATATTAGATCAACTGGTTCTTATATTGCCGGTACTAATGGTACATCCAATGGGATTATTCCAATGATTAGGGTCTTTAATAACACTGCAAGGTATGTTGACCAAGGTGGTAATAAAAGACCTGGTGCGTTTGCACTATATATTGAGCCTTGGCATTCAGATattcttgattttattgatatcaGGAAAAACCACggtaaagaagaaattagaGCAAGAGATTTATTCCCTGCTTTATGGATTCCTGATTTATTTATGGAAAGagttgagaaaaatgaagattgGACTTTCTTCTCCCCTAGTGAAGCACCTGGTTTGAGTGATGTATATGGTGatgaattcaaagaattataTACCAAATATGAAAGAGAAGGTAGAGGCAGGAGAACAATTAAAGCACAAAAGTTATGGTATTCGATCTTAGAAGCTCAAACTGAAACTGGTACACCTTTCATGTTATATAAGGATGCATGTAACAAGAAATctaatcaacaaaatttgGGTGTTATCAAATCTTCCAATTTATGCTgtgaaattgttgaatattcATCACCTGAGGAAACAGCAGTTTGTAATTTAGCTAGTGTTGCATTGCCTGCATTTGTTGAAAGTGATGACAAGAACTGTTGGTATAACTTTGAGAAGTTACATGAAATTACAAAGGTTGTGActaaaaacttgaataaaATCATCGATAGAAACTACTATCCTGTTGAAACTGCAAGGAGATCAAATATGAGAAACAGACCAATTGCTGTTGGTGTCCAAGGTTTGGCAGATGCCTTCATGATGTTGAGATTACCATTTGATTCGCCAGAAGCAAAGGAACtgaatattcaaatttttgaaaccaTTTATCATGCTGCTTTGGAGGCAAGTGTTGAATTATCTATTAGGGATGGACCATATGAGACTTTTGAAGGATCTCCTGCATCCCAAGGTCTCCTACAGTTTGATCTTTGGGGTAAGAAGCCAACCAACTTATATGACTGGGATTCattaaaggagaaaatcaagGCCAATggtttgagaaattcattGCTTGTTGCACCAATGCCGACTGCTTCAACATCTCAAATTCTAGGTTACAACGAATGCTTTGAACCTTACACTTCCAATATTTACTCTAGAAGAGTTTTAGCCGGTGAATTCCAGATTGTCAACCCTTATATGTTGAGAGATTTGGTTGAAATGGGACTCTGGAATGATTCTATGAAAAACCATATCATCTCAGATAATGGTTCGATTCAGAACTTACCGAATATTCCTCAAGAGATCAAGGACTTATATAAGACTGTCTGGGAGATCTCGCAAAAGACAATTATCGATATGGCTGCTGATAGAGGTGCATACGTGGATCAGTCACAATCTATGAACatccatttgaaaaatccaacaatgGGTAAATTAACGTCCATGCATTTCTATGGTTGGAAGAAGGGGCTCAAGACAGGTATGTATTACCTTAGAACCCAGGCTGCTGCTGCGGCAATTCAATTCACAGTTGACTTTAACTCTGCAAGTGAAGCGGGATCTACAACTGCAGTTTTGGATAAGATTAAGATTAAGAAGTATTTACCAAGAAACTCAGGTAAGGTGGAAGATGTTGAGGTTGCAATTCCACAGAAAACTGCTGGACTTAGTGAaacttttgagaaattgaaagttgatgaaaatgttCCGTACATTCCAGAACAACCTGTAGAGGAGGCGCAAGAACCAGAGAAGGAAGTGAAGAAGGTGATAGTTGAGCCTGTTGTAAGTGTGCCAGCAGCACCAGCGAGTGGCGAAActaatgaagaagatgtcgatattttcaactCTAAAGTGATTGCATGTGCAATCGACAATCCAGAAGCATGTACCATGTGTTCTGGTTGA